A portion of the Pedobacter cryoconitis genome contains these proteins:
- a CDS encoding DNA polymerase/3'-5' exonuclease PolX, with the protein MENKTIARSLRLLSQLMELHNENPFKIKSIANAAFKVDKLPYAISSKTMEEIEKIDGLGKSTAAKVAELLQTGTMTELQNILAETPEGIVEMLGIKGIGPKKIVVIWKDLGIENIGELYYACNENRLIEAKGFGLKTQEEIKKVIEFKMAAQGKFLYAQAETLVNTLSAELEIWLNQINKDTLISVAGEYRRYLEIINELDFVIGAEDPAAIVAGLPLLKDLIFEQQTENQYTAMSTFGLKIQLHIYPKADFYLSLFKLTGNEAHVEEVLKLAGNGPFTNENAIYSKAGLAFITPELREGLDEIALAKANQLPELITYNDLKGSLHNHSTWSDGVHTLEQMAIYCKDTLNLEYLGMCDHSKSAFYANGLNEQRIFAQHKEIDALNEKLAPFKIFKGIESDILNDGSLDYSDEVLKTFDFVVASVHSNLRMDEEKATARLIKAVENPYTTILGHPTGRLLLSRKGYPIAYAKIIDACAANNVVIEINANPLRLDLDWRWHRYALEKGVLLSINPDAHRMEGFRDMHYGVYIGRKGGLQAKQCLNAFTLAEITAFFNTVKHGI; encoded by the coding sequence ATGGAAAATAAAACCATAGCCCGTAGCCTCAGACTCCTTTCACAACTGATGGAGCTTCACAATGAGAATCCTTTCAAAATAAAATCAATAGCAAATGCTGCCTTCAAAGTAGACAAGCTGCCTTATGCAATCAGCAGTAAAACCATGGAGGAAATCGAGAAGATCGATGGACTTGGTAAAAGTACTGCCGCTAAAGTTGCAGAATTACTTCAGACCGGAACAATGACAGAACTGCAAAACATTCTTGCAGAAACCCCGGAAGGAATTGTTGAAATGCTTGGTATCAAAGGTATTGGTCCAAAAAAGATTGTGGTAATCTGGAAAGACCTCGGCATTGAAAACATCGGAGAACTTTATTATGCGTGTAATGAAAATCGCCTGATAGAAGCCAAAGGCTTTGGATTAAAAACACAGGAAGAGATCAAAAAGGTCATTGAATTTAAGATGGCTGCTCAGGGTAAATTCTTGTATGCACAGGCAGAAACTCTGGTAAATACGCTTTCCGCAGAACTGGAAATCTGGTTAAATCAAATCAATAAAGACACCTTAATCAGCGTCGCCGGAGAATACCGCAGATACCTGGAAATTATCAATGAACTTGATTTTGTGATCGGTGCAGAAGATCCGGCAGCTATTGTAGCTGGTCTTCCGCTGCTGAAAGACCTTATTTTCGAACAACAGACAGAAAATCAATATACAGCAATGAGCACTTTCGGCTTAAAAATACAGTTGCACATTTATCCGAAAGCAGATTTTTACCTGAGCCTCTTTAAACTAACTGGTAACGAAGCTCACGTAGAAGAAGTTTTAAAACTAGCAGGCAACGGCCCTTTTACAAACGAAAATGCTATCTACAGCAAAGCCGGACTCGCTTTCATCACTCCTGAACTTAGAGAAGGTCTGGACGAAATTGCGCTTGCGAAAGCAAACCAACTTCCAGAACTCATCACTTATAATGACCTCAAAGGAAGCCTTCACAATCACTCCACCTGGAGTGACGGCGTGCATACCTTAGAACAAATGGCCATCTATTGTAAAGATACCCTTAACCTGGAATATCTTGGGATGTGTGATCACTCCAAATCCGCATTTTATGCCAACGGATTAAACGAACAACGCATTTTTGCACAACATAAAGAAATTGATGCCCTTAATGAAAAGCTCGCACCTTTTAAAATATTTAAAGGAATTGAAAGCGATATTCTGAACGATGGCTCGCTGGATTATAGTGATGAAGTTTTAAAAACATTCGATTTCGTTGTAGCTTCTGTCCATAGCAATTTAAGGATGGATGAAGAAAAAGCAACAGCAAGGCTGATTAAAGCTGTAGAAAACCCATATACAACAATTTTAGGTCACCCAACCGGACGCTTGTTATTAAGCCGTAAAGGCTATCCTATAGCTTACGCTAAAATTATTGATGCCTGTGCAGCCAATAATGTAGTCATAGAAATCAATGCGAATCCGCTGCGTTTAGACCTGGACTGGAGATGGCACCGTTATGCACTGGAAAAAGGCGTATTGCTTTCGATAAACCCTGATGCACACCGTATGGAAGGTTTCAGAGATATGCATTATGGCGTGTACATTGGAAGAAAAGGTGGGTTACAAGCAAAACAATGTTTAAATGCATTCACTTTAGCTGAAATTACTGCTTTTTTTAACACCGTAAAACACGGAATTTAA
- a CDS encoding Rpn family recombination-promoting nuclease/putative transposase, producing MSASTNKYIDPLSDFGFKHLFGGEPNKEIMIDFLNALFEGEKHITDIVYNPTELAGDGKEDKKIFFDLLCTGDKGEQFIVEMQRAAHDNFEDRCIFYLSRLIQQQKLMRKGNWRVKLKEVFLIAILDFNMKNCLSDDYLQSISLVNTGTGKIFHNGLGFKFLELPKFDKKEDELENELDKWVYLLKHMHSLNQIPKYLDKRIFEKIFKIAEMDNLSPEQQLLYLSILQQEEDDIGLMECVKERAEKEGMEKGLEKGLEKGMEKGMEKGMEQGLEKGMEQGKHETALAIAKKMKEENFDLAKIAGFTGLSMEEIEGL from the coding sequence ATGTCAGCTAGTACAAATAAATACATTGATCCATTATCAGATTTTGGATTTAAACATCTTTTTGGCGGTGAACCCAACAAAGAGATCATGATTGATTTTCTAAACGCGTTGTTTGAAGGAGAAAAACACATTACCGATATTGTATATAATCCAACTGAACTTGCAGGGGATGGCAAGGAAGATAAAAAGATCTTCTTCGACTTGCTGTGTACCGGGGACAAGGGTGAGCAGTTTATCGTAGAAATGCAACGTGCAGCACATGATAATTTTGAAGACCGCTGCATCTTTTACCTGAGCCGGCTCATTCAACAACAGAAATTGATGAGAAAGGGTAATTGGAGAGTTAAACTGAAAGAAGTTTTCCTGATTGCAATCCTGGATTTTAACATGAAGAATTGTCTGAGTGATGATTATTTGCAAAGTATTTCACTGGTCAATACCGGTACTGGTAAAATATTCCACAATGGACTGGGATTTAAGTTTTTAGAACTGCCTAAATTTGACAAGAAAGAAGATGAACTGGAAAATGAGCTGGACAAATGGGTTTATCTGCTTAAACATATGCACAGTTTGAATCAGATTCCTAAATATCTGGATAAACGTATTTTTGAAAAAATATTTAAGATCGCTGAAATGGACAACTTATCACCAGAACAACAACTTTTATACCTATCGATTTTACAGCAGGAAGAAGACGATATAGGTTTGATGGAATGTGTAAAGGAAAGAGCAGAAAAAGAAGGCATGGAGAAAGGTTTGGAGAAAGGTTTGGAAAAAGGCATGGAAAAAGGCATGGAAAAAGGCATGGAGCAAGGTTTGGAGAAAGGAATGGAGCAAGGAAAACATGAAACTGCGCTGGCCATCGCAAAAAAAATGAAAGAAGAGAATTTTGATCTGGCTAAAATTGCCGGGTTTACTGGGCTCTCCATGGAAGAAATAGAAGGGCTTTAA
- the sppA gene encoding signal peptide peptidase SppA: protein MKEFFKYVFATVVGIIISTFLIAIFFIVFVVAIVSSIDSDKTVDVVSNSVLYLNLDQAIKERTPNKTLDNLPIIGSNVGKSLGFNDLMRALKRAKTDDNIKCIYLNVSSPRAGKATLKEIRDALIDFKTSKKKIIAYSEVYTQDAYYLASVADKVYLNPQGTLEFKGFSSQLTFFKGAMEKLGVEAQIIRVGNYKSAVEPFTNVKMSDYNRQQVTAYLGGLYNTFLEGISVSRNIPKDSLYKMADTYRIQAPKDALNYKMIDGLKYKDEVIDELKALSGTGKKETIATVSINDYATNQKEESTESKNKIAIIYANGDITGGEGSDESIGSERISRAIRKARQDDKIKAIVLRVNSGGGSALASDVIWREIVLAKKVKPVMASFGDVAASGGYYIACAADSIFVQPNTITGSIGVFGIIPNFQNLLTNKIGITFDGVKTGQYADIMSTNRPLTPGERLIIQTDVNHVYDTFTSRVAEGRKRSKAYIDSIGGGHVWVGTDAVRIGLADKIGSFNDAIVAAGKKAKLSSYKIVEYPEKIDPLKSFLSDAGDNVRMYYAKQEFGENFLLYQQLKKVVVNSGIQARMPFEINIQ, encoded by the coding sequence ATGAAAGAATTTTTTAAATATGTTTTTGCTACCGTAGTAGGAATTATCATTTCCACTTTTCTTATTGCCATTTTCTTTATCGTTTTTGTGGTCGCAATTGTTTCTTCTATAGACAGCGACAAAACAGTGGATGTTGTCAGTAATTCTGTGCTCTATCTTAACCTTGATCAGGCTATTAAAGAACGTACACCAAACAAAACACTTGACAATCTGCCTATTATAGGTTCAAACGTTGGAAAAAGCCTGGGCTTTAACGACTTGATGAGAGCTTTAAAAAGAGCAAAAACCGATGATAACATTAAGTGTATTTATCTGAACGTAAGTTCTCCAAGAGCAGGAAAAGCTACTTTAAAAGAAATCAGGGATGCTTTGATCGACTTCAAAACCAGTAAGAAAAAGATAATCGCTTATAGCGAAGTATATACACAAGATGCTTATTACCTGGCTTCAGTAGCTGATAAAGTTTACCTGAACCCACAAGGCACATTAGAGTTCAAAGGATTCAGTTCTCAACTAACCTTTTTCAAAGGTGCCATGGAGAAATTAGGCGTAGAAGCGCAGATAATCCGCGTTGGTAATTATAAAAGTGCTGTAGAACCATTCACGAATGTTAAAATGAGTGATTACAACCGTCAGCAGGTTACCGCTTACCTTGGTGGTTTATATAATACTTTTTTGGAAGGCATTTCTGTATCCAGAAATATCCCGAAAGATAGTTTATATAAAATGGCTGATACTTATAGAATTCAGGCCCCTAAGGATGCACTGAATTATAAAATGATAGACGGCCTTAAATACAAAGATGAAGTCATTGATGAATTGAAAGCATTAAGTGGAACAGGCAAAAAGGAAACTATTGCGACTGTCAGCATCAATGACTATGCAACCAATCAGAAAGAAGAAAGCACTGAAAGCAAAAACAAAATAGCGATTATTTATGCTAATGGTGATATTACAGGTGGTGAAGGCAGTGATGAGTCAATTGGTTCAGAGCGTATTTCCCGTGCCATCAGAAAAGCCAGACAGGATGATAAAATTAAAGCGATCGTACTTCGCGTAAATTCAGGTGGCGGTAGTGCATTAGCCTCAGACGTGATCTGGAGAGAAATTGTACTGGCTAAAAAAGTGAAACCTGTAATGGCATCTTTTGGTGATGTTGCAGCTTCGGGCGGTTACTATATTGCTTGCGCGGCAGACTCCATTTTTGTGCAGCCAAATACGATTACGGGCTCTATCGGTGTATTCGGAATCATTCCTAATTTCCAGAACCTGTTAACCAATAAAATAGGAATTACTTTTGACGGTGTAAAAACTGGCCAGTATGCAGATATCATGAGTACAAACCGCCCATTAACCCCGGGAGAAAGATTAATCATTCAAACTGACGTTAACCATGTATATGACACTTTCACCAGCCGCGTAGCCGAAGGCCGTAAGCGTTCTAAAGCTTATATTGACTCCATAGGCGGCGGACATGTCTGGGTAGGTACAGATGCAGTTAGAATCGGTTTGGCGGATAAGATTGGCAGTTTCAATGATGCAATTGTTGCAGCTGGTAAAAAAGCGAAATTAAGCAGTTATAAAATCGTAGAATATCCTGAGAAAATAGATCCGTTAAAATCTTTCTTATCAGATGCAGGAGATAATGTAAGAATGTATTATGCAAAACAAGAATTCGGCGAAAACTTCCTGTTGTATCAGCAATTGAAAAAAGTAGTGGTTAATAGCGGTATTCAAGCAAGAATGCCATTTGAAATCAACATTCAGTAG
- the folK gene encoding 2-amino-4-hydroxy-6-hydroxymethyldihydropteridine diphosphokinase translates to MELEYKTVYLLLGSNLGERKELIEEAISKIESSIGSIVSKSALYETAAWGDEDQPSFLNLAIGVQTNKTADLVLELALEIEQELGRVRLVKWGARLIDIDVILYGQDIINDGERLQVPHPRMQDRRFVLEPLAEIAGGVEHPVFKQPISTLLSLLKDNLTVYKIL, encoded by the coding sequence ATGGAATTGGAGTACAAAACAGTTTATTTGTTACTTGGAAGTAACCTGGGAGAAAGAAAAGAGTTAATTGAAGAAGCTATTTCGAAGATTGAAAGCAGTATTGGGTCAATAGTCTCTAAATCAGCTTTATATGAGACTGCGGCTTGGGGAGACGAAGATCAGCCTTCATTCTTGAATTTAGCAATTGGTGTGCAAACAAACAAAACCGCTGATTTGGTGTTGGAGTTAGCATTGGAGATAGAGCAGGAACTGGGTAGAGTAAGATTGGTGAAATGGGGTGCCCGGCTGATTGACATTGATGTGATCTTATATGGACAAGATATTATCAATGACGGAGAGCGGCTACAGGTTCCACATCCAAGGATGCAGGACAGGAGGTTTGTACTGGAACCGCTGGCAGAAATTGCCGGAGGGGTTGAACATCCTGTATTTAAACAGCCTATATCAACATTATTATCTTTATTAAAAGATAATTTAACTGTATATAAAATATTATAA
- a CDS encoding Hpt domain-containing protein, with protein sequence MIDEEKNNSPLDLSYLRDMSGDSAEFMIEMIDMFKVQTPLYVADLEQSFEAQDWEKMAGYAHKIKPTLSYVGREDARGHLQLIENNARDMKDLSDMPRALKELNEFIEILYRQLDEAKAELAKRL encoded by the coding sequence ATGATTGACGAAGAAAAAAATAATAGCCCCCTTGATCTGTCTTATCTCCGGGATATGTCTGGCGATAGTGCTGAGTTTATGATTGAAATGATCGATATGTTTAAGGTACAAACACCTTTATACGTAGCGGATCTTGAACAATCATTTGAAGCTCAGGACTGGGAAAAGATGGCGGGCTATGCACATAAAATAAAGCCTACGCTATCATACGTAGGCAGAGAAGATGCCCGCGGACATCTCCAGCTTATCGAAAACAATGCACGTGATATGAAAGATCTTTCGGATATGCCACGCGCTTTAAAGGAGTTGAATGAATTTATAGAGATCTTGTACAGACAGCTTGATGAAGCGAAAGCAGAGTTGGCAAAAAGACTGTAA
- the pssA gene encoding CDP-diacylglycerol--serine O-phosphatidyltransferase, translating to MKKHIPNALTCANLFSGCIGVVFAFKGDLNIAAYAVLISGICDFFDGFAARLLNVKSPIGKELDSLADMVSFGFLPGVVMFQLLAQSDFSSPYLPYLGFIMTIFSALRLAKFNIDTRQTEDFIGLNTPMNTLFIVSLPFIQKDYPALIGSSILLVAITVIMSFLLTSEIRIFSLKFSSMKWEPNKIKFIFLILSVILVAFLQFAAVPFVLVLYIALSLLHFRRLPKL from the coding sequence ATGAAGAAACACATTCCCAATGCATTAACCTGTGCCAATCTCTTTTCGGGTTGTATAGGCGTGGTTTTTGCATTTAAAGGAGACTTGAATATTGCAGCATATGCCGTTTTAATATCCGGCATATGCGACTTTTTTGACGGCTTCGCAGCCCGGTTGCTGAATGTAAAATCCCCTATCGGTAAAGAGCTTGACTCTTTAGCAGATATGGTAAGTTTCGGATTTTTGCCAGGAGTGGTCATGTTTCAATTACTCGCACAGAGTGATTTTTCTTCCCCATACCTTCCTTACCTGGGTTTTATAATGACTATATTCTCTGCGTTACGTTTAGCCAAATTTAACATAGATACGCGGCAGACAGAAGACTTTATCGGTTTAAATACACCTATGAATACCCTGTTTATTGTGTCATTGCCTTTTATCCAGAAAGATTATCCAGCATTAATTGGCTCTTCCATTTTATTGGTTGCAATAACGGTTATCATGAGTTTTCTACTGACCAGTGAAATCAGAATCTTCTCTTTGAAATTCAGTTCCATGAAATGGGAACCAAATAAAATAAAGTTTATATTTCTGATTTTGTCAGTAATATTGGTTGCTTTCCTGCAGTTTGCTGCAGTTCCATTTGTACTGGTACTTTACATCGCTTTATCTTTATTACACTTCAGGCGCTTGCCGAAATTGTAA
- the rho gene encoding transcription termination factor Rho: protein MFNKTELNEKLTAELRELAKSQGILNADDLRKAELVEVIHQISEQQPEAAPATAVPEAAISNDVVKENPAKTAKPKAPKINTAEKPLRKRTRIPKDEAEQAPATSNGNNFNRASLFDTPQQEEQQVQPETTPASATNGNVQSETPAPVAVPAPRTEERQPVQPAVTAPAEIKKSKPVREDNRPKNNNNNGNNSNQKQNENSYSNLDFDNTITNEGVLEIMPDGYGFLRSADYNYLSSPDDIYVSQSQIKLFGLKTGDTVKGSIRPPKEGEKYFPLVRVETINGRLPADVRDRVPFDYLTPLFPTERLNLFTETNNYSTRIIDLFTPIGKGQRGLIVAQPKTGKTNLLKEVANAIAKNHPEVYLIILLIDERPEEVTDMARSVRAEVIASTFDEPAERHVKIANIVLEKAKRLVECGHDVVILLDSITRLARAYNTTAPASGKILSGGVDANALHKPKRFFGAARNIERGGSLTILATALTDTGSKMDEVIFEEFKGTGNMELQLDRKLSNKRIFPAIDITASSTRRDDLLHDRDTLQRVWILRNHLADMNAQEAMEFVQAQIKNTKTNEEFLISMNS, encoded by the coding sequence ATGTTTAACAAAACAGAATTAAATGAAAAACTTACTGCAGAATTGCGGGAGTTAGCAAAATCTCAGGGGATCTTGAATGCTGATGATTTGCGTAAAGCTGAATTGGTTGAAGTTATTCATCAAATCAGTGAACAACAACCTGAAGCTGCACCTGCCACTGCTGTTCCTGAAGCAGCAATCAGCAATGATGTTGTCAAAGAAAATCCGGCAAAAACAGCTAAACCAAAAGCTCCGAAAATCAATACTGCAGAAAAACCGCTTAGAAAAAGGACACGTATTCCTAAAGACGAAGCAGAACAAGCTCCGGCAACCAGCAACGGAAATAACTTCAACAGAGCATCCCTGTTCGATACACCGCAGCAAGAAGAGCAGCAGGTACAGCCTGAAACTACACCTGCATCAGCAACTAATGGAAATGTTCAGTCAGAAACTCCGGCCCCGGTTGCTGTTCCAGCACCAAGAACTGAAGAAAGACAACCTGTTCAGCCAGCTGTTACAGCACCTGCAGAAATTAAGAAGTCAAAACCTGTAAGAGAAGATAACAGGCCAAAAAACAACAATAACAACGGTAACAATAGCAATCAGAAGCAGAACGAGAACAGCTATTCAAATCTTGATTTCGACAATACCATCACAAATGAAGGTGTATTGGAAATTATGCCTGATGGATATGGTTTCTTAAGATCGGCAGATTACAATTACCTTTCTTCACCTGATGATATTTACGTTTCACAATCTCAGATCAAACTTTTCGGTTTAAAAACCGGAGATACAGTTAAAGGAAGTATCCGTCCTCCAAAAGAAGGCGAAAAATATTTCCCACTGGTCAGAGTAGAGACGATCAATGGCCGTTTACCAGCTGATGTAAGAGATAGAGTCCCTTTCGACTACCTGACTCCACTATTCCCGACAGAAAGATTAAATCTTTTCACAGAAACCAATAACTACTCTACCCGTATCATTGACTTATTTACCCCAATCGGTAAAGGTCAGCGCGGTTTAATCGTTGCACAACCTAAAACAGGTAAAACAAACCTGTTGAAAGAAGTTGCCAATGCAATTGCTAAAAACCACCCTGAAGTTTACCTGATTATTTTACTGATCGATGAACGTCCGGAAGAGGTAACAGATATGGCAAGAAGCGTACGTGCAGAAGTCATTGCTTCTACATTTGATGAGCCAGCTGAACGTCATGTGAAAATTGCCAATATCGTATTGGAAAAAGCAAAACGTTTAGTAGAATGCGGACACGACGTTGTCATCCTGCTGGATTCAATTACACGACTTGCACGTGCTTACAATACAACTGCTCCTGCATCTGGTAAAATCTTATCTGGTGGTGTGGACGCAAACGCTTTACATAAACCAAAACGTTTCTTTGGTGCTGCCCGTAACATTGAAAGAGGAGGATCTTTAACTATTTTAGCAACTGCATTAACTGATACAGGTTCTAAAATGGACGAAGTAATTTTCGAAGAATTCAAAGGAACAGGTAATATGGAATTACAATTAGACCGTAAATTGTCTAACAAACGTATCTTCCCTGCTATCGATATCACGGCATCAAGTACCCGTAGAGACGACTTATTACATGACAGAGATACCTTACAACGCGTATGGATCTTACGTAACCACCTTGCAGATATGAATGCGCAGGAGGCTATGGAATTTGTTCAGGCACAAATCAAGAACACAAAAACTAACGAAGAGTTCTTAATTTCTATGAACAGCTAG
- the pyrF gene encoding orotidine-5'-phosphate decarboxylase: MNKKQLFEQIQAKKSFLCVGLDPVLENVPKHLLSFEDPIFEFNKQIIEATKDLCVAYKPNTAFYESRGLKGWESLLKTWAHIPEDIFTIADAKRGDIGNTSAMYADAFFNEEKSGMSFDAITVAPYMGKDSVGPFLKYEDKWVILLALTSNESHSDFQLFENADGKLYEEVIRVSSKWGSSDQLMYVVGATRGAEFANIRRLAPDNFLLVPGVGAQGGSLADVCEFGLNATCGLLVNSSRGIIYAGKGEDFAEKAREEALKLQQEMEIILEKSGLL, from the coding sequence ATGAATAAGAAGCAACTATTTGAACAAATTCAAGCTAAAAAATCGTTTTTATGTGTTGGACTCGATCCGGTGTTGGAAAATGTTCCAAAACACTTGTTGAGTTTTGAAGATCCGATATTTGAATTCAACAAACAAATTATTGAGGCGACCAAAGATCTGTGTGTTGCTTATAAGCCTAACACAGCGTTCTATGAATCAAGAGGTTTGAAGGGCTGGGAGAGTTTATTGAAAACATGGGCTCATATTCCTGAAGATATTTTTACCATTGCGGATGCAAAAAGAGGAGATATTGGAAATACTTCTGCGATGTATGCGGATGCTTTTTTCAACGAAGAGAAATCGGGAATGAGTTTCGATGCGATTACTGTTGCTCCTTATATGGGAAAAGATTCTGTTGGTCCTTTTTTAAAGTATGAGGATAAATGGGTTATTTTACTGGCACTGACTTCAAATGAGAGCCATAGTGATTTTCAATTGTTTGAAAATGCTGATGGAAAGCTTTATGAAGAAGTAATCCGCGTGTCTTCGAAATGGGGAAGCAGTGATCAGCTGATGTATGTAGTTGGCGCAACAAGGGGAGCTGAGTTTGCAAATATCAGAAGGCTTGCACCGGATAACTTTTTACTGGTTCCTGGTGTAGGTGCACAAGGTGGAAGTTTAGCAGATGTCTGCGAATTTGGCTTAAATGCAACTTGTGGTTTACTGGTGAATTCATCAAGAGGGATAATTTATGCGGGTAAAGGGGAAGACTTTGCGGAGAAGGCAAGGGAAGAAGCCTTAAAGTTGCAGCAGGAAATGGAGATAATCCTTGAAAAATCAGGTTTATTATAA
- a CDS encoding PspC domain-containing protein, whose product MFQRIVTYFEKQSFGVCTYIADRFDMSISKIRLFFIYSSFLAVGFPIVFYIMAVLILDVRHYIKRIRQRIWDL is encoded by the coding sequence ATGTTTCAGCGCATCGTAACCTATTTCGAGAAGCAAAGTTTTGGGGTCTGTACTTATATTGCAGACCGTTTTGACATGTCGATCAGTAAAATCAGATTATTCTTTATCTATTCTTCTTTTCTGGCAGTAGGTTTTCCTATTGTTTTTTATATAATGGCTGTGCTTATTTTAGATGTCCGCCATTATATTAAAAGGATCAGACAGCGGATTTGGGATTTATAA